A region of Streptomyces sp. NBC_01750 DNA encodes the following proteins:
- a CDS encoding TrkA C-terminal domain-containing protein translates to METAITPQFRAIGRTLAEITLPAGTVIATVIRDGQPTVPSPEMRLQPGDNSSSSPTPPPSRRSTPPSSDGRLPGEGHGRVVSGSRRPPPRNGPPVPPADDVRGPLR, encoded by the coding sequence ATCGAAACCGCCATCACGCCACAGTTCCGCGCCATAGGCCGCACGCTCGCCGAGATCACCCTCCCCGCAGGCACCGTCATCGCCACCGTCATCCGCGACGGCCAACCCACTGTCCCTTCCCCCGAGATGCGGCTCCAGCCCGGCGACAACTCCTCGTCGTCTCCCACGCCGCCACCGAGCAGGAGATCCACGCCGCCTTCCAGTGACGGTCGCCTGCCCGGCGAAGGGCACGGCCGAGTGGTCAGTGGGTCGCGCAGACCACCTCCACGAAATGGCCCACCTGTTCCTCCGGCAGACGACGTGCGAGGTCCGCTTCGCTGA
- a CDS encoding universal stress protein, which yields MNRPVVAAIDGSPASLAAADWAARQALYRKLSLSLVHVSPERPSGEAIPVSTAAPRDGASRLISEEARRDMVHSELDILTVQLEGNPREVLLRESAGAEMLVLGSRPLRGLGGFVLGGLGLHLAAHSERPVIIVRQPEEAEGGRVGESVHAPIMVLGLDTENQADDLIDFAFHAAQAAGASLRIVSAAALPVFPLHHFVPVSPEERVRLEERERPALERALEGWAEKFPKVKVDTAIVVGHADEVLVDESRGADVVIVGRRRAVGPHHLGAVAHAVVHHAPCSVAVVPHN from the coding sequence ATGAATCGGCCCGTCGTAGCAGCAATCGATGGTTCGCCGGCCAGCCTGGCGGCGGCGGACTGGGCGGCGAGGCAAGCTTTGTACCGCAAACTGTCGCTGTCCTTGGTGCACGTGAGTCCCGAGCGTCCCTCAGGAGAGGCAATACCGGTCTCGACCGCCGCGCCGCGGGACGGGGCGTCCCGGCTGATCTCTGAAGAGGCTCGTCGGGACATGGTCCACAGTGAGCTGGACATCTTGACGGTCCAGTTGGAGGGAAATCCGCGCGAGGTGCTTCTCCGTGAGTCGGCCGGTGCTGAAATGCTGGTACTCGGTTCGCGACCTCTCAGGGGTTTGGGGGGCTTCGTTCTTGGGGGCCTGGGTCTGCACCTGGCTGCTCACTCGGAACGGCCGGTGATCATCGTTCGACAGCCGGAGGAGGCCGAGGGGGGTCGTGTCGGGGAGTCCGTCCATGCTCCGATCATGGTGCTGGGCCTCGATACCGAGAATCAGGCCGACGACTTGATTGACTTCGCCTTCCACGCAGCACAGGCCGCTGGGGCCAGCCTCCGCATCGTTAGCGCGGCGGCTCTGCCGGTCTTCCCGCTTCACCATTTCGTGCCGGTGAGCCCCGAGGAGAGGGTTCGGCTGGAGGAGCGCGAGCGCCCGGCGCTGGAACGAGCGCTTGAGGGATGGGCCGAGAAGTTCCCAAAGGTGAAGGTCGACACCGCGATCGTCGTGGGGCATGCCGATGAGGTGCTCGTCGATGAGTCCCGGGGCGCTGACGTTGTCATTGTGGGACGTCGACGAGCCGTTGGCCCACATCATCTCGGAGCCGTCGCTCACGCGGTGGTTCATCACGCGCCGTGCTCGGTCGCGGTGGTTCCGCACAACTGA
- a CDS encoding NAD(P)-binding domain-containing protein — protein sequence MSESTTAELPVVVIGAGPAGLAAAAHLIERGLEPLVLEAGPAAGAAVREWSHVRLFSTWGEVTDPAVEKLLAPTGWVKPDAATYPSGGDWAEQYLQPLADVLGDKIRVGATVTGVSRTGRDRIVDADREAQPFVVHVEYADGSEERIFARAVIDASGTWTTPSPAGGSGLPALGERAAADRITYRVPDLKDPAVRTRYAGKRTAVIGSGASAFTALAYLADLAKGDGGAGTHGVWVLRRGINGSTFGGGEADQLPARGALGMAAKAAVDQGYADAVTGFRTEAMERDGDGRLVLVAEDGRRLDPVDEVIVLTGFRPDLTFLSEIRLGLDERLQAPVDLAPLIDPNQHSCGTVYPHGHRELSHPEQGVYLVGMKSYGRAPTFLAMTGYEQVRSVVAAIAGDIEAADRVELTLPETGVCGGAGLFNTPDTSETSGGGCAPAPALVQIGTAAATEPAEATSGGCCGS from the coding sequence ATGAGTGAGAGCACCACCGCCGAGCTGCCCGTTGTCGTGATTGGTGCCGGGCCCGCCGGCTTGGCGGCCGCCGCCCACCTGATCGAGCGCGGCCTCGAGCCGTTGGTTCTGGAGGCTGGCCCGGCCGCGGGCGCCGCGGTCCGCGAGTGGTCGCACGTGCGGCTGTTCTCCACCTGGGGCGAGGTCACCGATCCGGCAGTCGAGAAGCTCCTCGCCCCCACCGGCTGGGTGAAGCCGGACGCCGCCACCTACCCGTCCGGCGGAGACTGGGCCGAGCAGTACCTCCAGCCCCTCGCCGATGTCCTCGGCGACAAGATTCGCGTCGGCGCCACCGTCACCGGAGTCTCCCGCACCGGCCGCGACCGCATCGTCGACGCCGACCGCGAAGCCCAGCCCTTCGTCGTCCACGTCGAATACGCCGACGGCAGCGAGGAGCGCATCTTCGCCCGCGCCGTCATCGACGCCTCCGGCACCTGGACCACCCCCAGCCCCGCGGGCGGCAGCGGCCTCCCGGCCCTGGGCGAGCGCGCCGCCGCCGACCGGATCACCTACCGCGTCCCCGACCTCAAGGACCCTGCTGTCCGCACCCGGTACGCCGGAAAGCGCACTGCGGTCATCGGCTCCGGCGCTTCCGCCTTCACCGCCCTGGCCTACCTGGCCGACCTCGCCAAGGGCGACGGCGGTGCGGGAACACATGGGGTCTGGGTCCTGCGCCGCGGGATCAACGGCTCGACCTTCGGGGGCGGCGAGGCTGACCAGCTGCCCGCGCGCGGCGCTCTTGGCATGGCGGCGAAGGCCGCTGTCGACCAGGGATACGCCGACGCGGTCACCGGTTTCCGAACCGAGGCGATGGAACGGGACGGCGACGGCCGCCTGGTGCTGGTCGCTGAGGACGGCCGCCGCCTGGACCCCGTCGACGAGGTCATCGTGCTGACCGGCTTCCGCCCCGACCTCACGTTCCTCTCCGAGATCCGCCTCGGCCTCGACGAACGCCTCCAGGCCCCGGTGGACCTCGCCCCGCTGATCGACCCCAACCAGCATTCCTGCGGCACCGTCTACCCGCACGGCCACCGCGAACTGTCCCACCCCGAACAGGGCGTCTACCTCGTCGGCATGAAGTCCTACGGCCGCGCCCCCACCTTCCTGGCCATGACCGGATACGAGCAGGTCCGCTCCGTCGTCGCCGCCATCGCCGGGGACATCGAAGCAGCCGACCGCGTCGAACTCACCCTCCCCGAAACAGGTGTATGCGGAGGCGCCGGACTCTTCAACACCCCCGACACCAGCGAGACGTCCGGCGGCGGCTGCGCCCCCGCGCCCGCCCTGGTACAGATCGGCACCGCCGCGGCTACCGAGCCCGCCGAGGCCACGTCCGGCGGATGCTGCGGCTCGTGA
- a CDS encoding flavin-containing monooxygenase encodes MAARAVVAASGTFGRPHRPTLPGLEGFTGTVLHAAEYRSTAPFAGQRIVVVGAGNSAVQIAVELATVARVTLAGRHPVKFAPQQILGRDLHFWLRRTGLDTAPLGRLLSTPPAQPVIDDGRYRAALGVGMPDRCAMFTGIDGSKVTWAEGTVEEVDTILLATGYRPDQPYLTGLRALDDAGHPRHRDGLSPVHPGVAFVGLEWQRSLSSDSLRGVGRDAARFARRLSAHLTRR; translated from the coding sequence CTGGCAGCGCGGGCTGTTGTTGCGGCATCCGGCACGTTCGGCCGCCCCCACCGTCCGACGCTGCCGGGTCTGGAGGGCTTCACCGGCACGGTGCTGCATGCCGCCGAGTACCGCAGCACCGCGCCGTTTGCCGGGCAGCGGATCGTGGTGGTGGGCGCCGGTAACTCAGCGGTGCAGATCGCCGTCGAACTGGCCACCGTGGCACGGGTGACGCTCGCCGGCCGCCACCCGGTGAAGTTTGCGCCGCAGCAGATCCTCGGCCGGGACCTGCACTTCTGGCTGCGGCGGACCGGCCTGGACACCGCGCCGCTCGGCCGCCTCCTGAGCACCCCGCCCGCTCAGCCGGTGATCGACGACGGCCGCTACCGCGCCGCCCTCGGCGTCGGCATGCCGGACCGGTGCGCGATGTTCACCGGCATCGACGGCAGCAAGGTGACGTGGGCGGAAGGGACGGTGGAGGAGGTGGACACGATTCTGCTGGCCACCGGCTACCGCCCCGACCAGCCCTATCTCACCGGTCTCCGCGCGCTGGACGACGCCGGGCACCCCCGCCACCGCGACGGCCTCTCCCCGGTGCACCCGGGTGTGGCGTTCGTCGGGCTGGAGTGGCAGCGCAGCCTGTCCTCCGACTCCCTGCGCGGCGTCGGCCGGGACGCCGCCCGCTTCGCCCGGCGCCTTTCCGCCCACCTGACCCGCCGCTGA
- a CDS encoding SHOCT domain-containing protein codes for MTYWNGGWAWMTLMPLLWIALIGLVVWAVVRLTQHSAGRHDATDPRKTPRETPEEILDRRFASGEIDADTYSEARKRLAAHRPGPGDRG; via the coding sequence GTGACGTACTGGAATGGTGGCTGGGCCTGGATGACCCTGATGCCGCTGCTGTGGATCGCGTTGATCGGCCTTGTGGTGTGGGCGGTCGTGCGCCTGACGCAGCACTCGGCTGGTCGCCACGACGCCACGGACCCCCGGAAGACACCGAGGGAAACGCCAGAGGAGATCCTTGACCGCCGCTTCGCCTCCGGCGAGATCGACGCGGACACGTACTCCGAGGCACGCAAACGCCTCGCCGCCCACCGGCCGGGGCCCGGTGACCGAGGATGA
- a CDS encoding CBS domain-containing protein gives MTTAREIMHAGAMCIQESETLEDAARRMSELDVGALPICGPDDRLHGIITDRDIVVKCLAKGKDPKTMTAGMLEQGKPITIDAEADTDQVLQAMEEHKIRRLPVIDNHRLVGMISEADLARRLPEEQVGHFVEVVCATH, from the coding sequence ATGACCACTGCACGAGAGATCATGCATGCCGGTGCCATGTGCATCCAGGAGAGCGAGACCCTGGAGGACGCGGCGCGCCGGATGAGTGAGCTGGACGTCGGAGCCCTCCCGATCTGCGGGCCGGACGACCGGCTGCACGGGATTATCACCGACCGTGACATCGTGGTGAAGTGTCTTGCCAAGGGCAAGGACCCGAAGACCATGACTGCGGGCATGCTCGAGCAGGGCAAGCCGATCACGATCGACGCGGAGGCCGACACGGACCAAGTCCTCCAGGCCATGGAGGAGCACAAGATCCGGCGGCTGCCGGTCATCGACAACCATCGCCTGGTCGGCATGATCAGCGAAGCGGACCTCGCACGTCGTCTGCCGGAGGAACAGGTGGGCCATTTCGTGGAGGTGGTCTGCGCGACCCACTGA
- a CDS encoding OsmC family protein: MSEKQQATQAEYVRTGCGRTISVSRFVPEGPPAEMGRVVLGTVCEPYARSEVWASLTPEEARRVAGILLFQAEAVAPPEPGVPGHAEAVSISGDAYEVTVRGHVLTVDQPVADGGHDTAPTPVELLVAAATSCIAHYAGRFLDRHGIPRKGLRVAADYKMASARPARVGSLSISVDVPELPPARAGAFQAVISHCTVKNTLEVPPEITIMLGDRSGTRPSRSQDSEDVDRVPADGVRDSGGTL, from the coding sequence GTGTCCGAGAAGCAGCAGGCTACGCAGGCGGAATACGTGCGCACAGGGTGTGGCCGCACGATCAGTGTCTCCAGATTCGTGCCCGAGGGGCCGCCCGCCGAGATGGGCCGCGTGGTGCTGGGCACCGTGTGCGAGCCCTATGCCCGAAGCGAGGTCTGGGCCTCCTTGACGCCCGAGGAGGCGAGGCGCGTCGCCGGGATTCTGCTGTTCCAGGCCGAGGCCGTTGCTCCACCCGAGCCGGGCGTGCCGGGACATGCCGAGGCCGTTTCCATCTCAGGCGACGCCTATGAAGTAACGGTACGAGGGCACGTACTGACGGTTGATCAGCCTGTGGCGGACGGTGGTCATGACACAGCCCCGACACCGGTGGAGCTGCTCGTGGCCGCAGCGACGTCGTGCATCGCGCACTACGCCGGGCGCTTCCTCGACCGGCACGGCATCCCCCGGAAGGGACTGCGCGTCGCCGCTGACTACAAGATGGCTTCCGCGCGCCCGGCGCGGGTCGGTTCGCTGAGCATCTCCGTGGACGTCCCGGAACTGCCCCCGGCCCGCGCCGGGGCGTTCCAGGCGGTGATCTCACACTGCACCGTCAAGAACACGCTCGAAGTCCCTCCCGAGATCACCATCATGCTGGGCGACCGCTCTGGGACCCGGCCGAGCCGGAGCCAGGACAGCGAGGACGTGGATCGCGTGCCTGCCGACGGAGTTCGGGACTCCGGCGGCACCCTGTGA
- a CDS encoding BON domain-containing protein, whose amino-acid sequence MVSGGDLLKICLRPDADIAEKVRGELVARLIPAGSSALDVRVQDGAVTLTGTVPNSSLIDRLVRLARAVPGRGRGRAAGCRATSALKPVGTRREIHDSGW is encoded by the coding sequence GTGGTCAGCGGGGGCGACCTGCTGAAGATCTGTCTCCGCCCGGACGCCGACATTGCCGAGAAGGTACGCGGCGAACTGGTCGCCCGTCTGATCCCGGCCGGTTCATCAGCTCTGGACGTACGTGTCCAGGACGGCGCCGTCACTCTGACCGGCACCGTCCCCAACAGCTCGCTGATCGATCGGCTCGTCCGGCTGGCCCGCGCTGTGCCGGGTCGTGGACGTGGGCGCGCAGCTGGATGTCGGGCTACCAGTGCGCTGAAGCCCGTCGGCACAAGGCGAGAAATTCACGATTCCGGATGGTGA